AACCACACTCCATCCATGTAGACGAAGTGTCGAATATCCAATACAAATTAGGCCCCAGACACTGATGTCGCCCCGGTCGATTTGCTTTCCAACTGCGCATGCCCGATATCGAGATCAACAGGCGAATTGGAGATCAACATGGCGAAGCAGAAAACCGAACAAAACACCAAGCATTTGCGTGAGAACGAGAAGAAGTGGACAAAGCCGCTTCTAGACGCGGGATGGACCATGATCCCGAACGTTATCTTTGAGCGTCAACAAGCGCTTGGTCTTGATGCTATCGATATCAATATCCTGCTCCATCTTGCCTCGTACTGGTGGAAGGCCGGTGATCTGCCTCACCCGGGCAAAAAACGCATTGCAGATGCCATTGGTCGGGAACCCAGAACGATTCAGCGTCGCATCGCGCGAATGGAAGCCGGCGGTTTGATCCGACGCATTGAGCGGCGCGTGCCCGGTGTCGGCAGCAAGACCAACCTCTATGAATTCACAGGGCTGATCACAGAAGCGACCCCATTTGCGGCCGAGAAAATCCAGGAGCGCAAAGCTCTCGAAGCCGCGCGGGACGCAAAAGCTTCGAAAAAGGGCAAGCCGAAACTGCGTGTTGTCCCCAAGACAACAGATTAATCCAAGCCCATGCCAAAGTTTCCTTCAAAAGTTCTCGACGGTGTCACCTATGACATGACGCATCTCGATGCGCTGGCCATCGATGTTGAGTTCGAAGGGGAAACCTTTCGGACGCTAATCCATTTCTCCTGTCATTGCTTTACGGAAAAATTTGACGCAGCCGCGCATCATGCAGATGTGAGATATTCCTTTGCGGGGGAAACTCGGGCCTTCTGCGTGGACCGTCATGCTCTCTCGGCAGCCTTGCCGCAGTATTTCCAAACCTTGGGCAACCAAACGGTGTATCACACCCAAAAGGAAAGCTTCTTTTTCATCCGAACCGCTGCTGCTGATGGTGGTTCCGTTCCATATGTTGTGTTTTTTCGATCATATAAGTCAAATCAGGATGGTGTTGATGTTGTGATCAATGTCAGTTCTGCCTACCCAAAGCCTGGCATGACCAGTTGGGCGTCGCCGGTTAAGTTCCCTCGAATGGTGATGGCAAGAGCAAAAGATCGGGTTCTTCCATTAGGTCCCGCAACCAAGATCAAGAGGGCCTAAACGAAAATAGGCCCACATGGGGCCTACGTCCGTAGTCTAGAAGTGCGCGAGTCCATCTTGCGTCTCACAGAGAACCGCCGAAGCGATATGGTCACCGTATTGCCTGACGAATCAGGCTCACTCGCTCATAGGCGACAAAGGAAACATAGGGCCTGTTCGTAAACAAATCAAGAAGCTGGGGGACACCATTGTCTTGGCGGTTGCTTCCCTGCATCGTCTTACCAATCAGAAACACACAGGTCATACGTTCAGGTCGTTTATTTGCCAATTTCTGCAGCCACTTTCGCAAGTCGTCATCGTCCCGATTCTGGATGACTGACAGATGCAGATAGGCAAGCTCGCACGCCCAACGTTCAGATAAGCCGTGCTGGTCCATATCCGAGCCGAAATTGAGTGTAGCAAGTGGCAATTGGGCGCCATGATCAAACGTCCATTCTGTCCGCAGTTCGTAAATGCGACTAGGTTGATACTTTGCACTCGCAGCGAATGGCGGCAATGCTGGCTGCGACCGCGGCATTGAGATGTCATGGCGACTGTCTGCTCAGGGCCGCTTTGGAGCGTGGCGCTTTGGAATGCGTCCTCCCATCTTCTAGCGACGCCGGGGTCGGACATGGAGTTTGCCATTTCAAGATGGGCTTCTCGCAACTCCGCCATGAACGCTTTCTGAAGTTCCTATCCACCCTCCTCCAACTCTTGATTCCGGACTGCCAACCTCTGCTCAACCGGCAGCTTGCAGATCTGAGAACGGTATCCTATCCTACAAATGCTCTTTGCAGGAGCATGGCACTCGCCGTTTCGAAGCTGCAGGCAGCACTGCTCGTCAAAATCTCTTCCTCAACAGCTCACTTTCCGGCTTGAGGGACGTCTGGCGAGTGGCGTTTTATCTCAGGCCCGGAGATAGCAATGTTGATCGAAGATATCCGACCCACCACCCTCACTGGGGTCAAACGGCTTGCAAAAGACCTGAAAAAGAGCAAGGGCATCAAACATTCTGATGCGCTGGACATGGCTGCGCAATCTGCCAACTGCGAGAACTTTCGCCACGCCCAAAAGATACTCCCAATGC
This genomic stretch from Sulfitobacter pacificus harbors:
- a CDS encoding helix-turn-helix domain-containing protein gives rise to the protein MAKQKTEQNTKHLRENEKKWTKPLLDAGWTMIPNVIFERQQALGLDAIDINILLHLASYWWKAGDLPHPGKKRIADAIGREPRTIQRRIARMEAGGLIRRIERRVPGVGSKTNLYEFTGLITEATPFAAEKIQERKALEAARDAKASKKGKPKLRVVPKTTD